One genomic window of Arvicanthis niloticus isolate mArvNil1 chromosome 24, mArvNil1.pat.X, whole genome shotgun sequence includes the following:
- the Morn3 gene encoding MORN repeat-containing protein 3 isoform X2: MPDTKKSFLQSQKKFSEGWKGTQVWKRNGAVYEGDWKFGKRDGYGILSHPDPETGKLRRVYSGWWKGDKKSGYGIQFFGPKEYYEGEWCSNQRSGWGRMYYNNGDIYEGHWQNDKPDGEGMLRLKNGNRYEGSWERGMKNGHGRFFHLDHGQLFEGFWVDNVAKCGTMIDFGRDEAPEPTQFPIPKVELLDPDGVLKEAMDKLVKPEEEED; encoded by the exons ATGCCTGACACTAAGAAGAGTTTTCTTCAGAGTCAAAAGAAATTTTCAGAGGGGT GGAAAGGAACACAGGTCTGGAAGCGGAATGGCGCTGTCTATGAAGGGGACTGGAAGTTTGGGAAGCGAGATGGTTATGGCATCCTCAGTCATCCTGATCCAGAGACTGGAAAGCTCAGGAGAGTGTATTCAGGCTGGTGGAAAGGCGATAAGAAATCG GGCTATGGGATCCAGTTTTTCGGACCCAAGGAGTATTACGAGGGTGAGTGGTGTAGCAACCAACGCAGCGGGTGGGGACGCATGTACTACAACAACGGCGACATCTACGAGGGCCACTGGCAGAACGACAAGCCTGACGGGGAGGGCATGTTGCGCCTGA AGAACGGGAACCGGTATGAGGGCAGCTGGGAGAGAGGCATGAAGAACGGACATGGGCGTTTCTTTCACCTGGACCATGGTCAGCTGTTTGAAGGCTTCTGGGTGGACAACGTGGCCAAGTGTGGCACCATGATCGACTTTGGCCGTGATGAGGCCCCTGAACCCACCCAGTTCCCCATTCCTAAG GTGGAGCTTCTAGACCCAGATGGTGTGCTGAAAGAAGCTATGGATAAACTGGTGAAgcctgaggaagaagaggactga